A single Camelus ferus isolate YT-003-E chromosome 3, BCGSAC_Cfer_1.0, whole genome shotgun sequence DNA region contains:
- the LOC102505724 gene encoding 60S ribosomal protein L18-like, with amino-acid sequence MGADIHHKDRKVQSKEPKIQDIYLRLLVKLYRFLARRTNSTFNQVVLKRLFMSRTNRPPLSLSGMIRKMKLPGQEGKTAVIVGTTTDDVRVQEVPTLKVCALQVSSCARSCILKAGGKSLTFDQLTLYSSEDYNTVLLSGPRAVLAFRKGPRNPAQPHQTLCTLQGWKFWGTRG; translated from the coding sequence ATGGGAGCTGACATCCACCACAAGGACCGAAAGGTTCAGAGCAAGGAGCCCAAGATCCAGGACATCTACCTAAGGCTGTTGGTCAAGCTGTACAGGTTTCTGGCCAGACGAACCAACTCCACCTTCAATCAAGTTGTGCTGAAGAGGCTGTTCATGAGTCGCACCAACCGGCCACCTCTGTCCCTTTCTGGGATGATCCGGAAGATGAAGCTTCCTGGTCAGGAAGGCAAAACCGCTGTGATTGTGGGGACCACAACCGATGATGTGCGTGTCCAGGAGGTGCCCACGCTGAAGGTGTGTGCCCTGCAAGTGAGCAGCTGTGCCCGGAGCTGCATCCTCAAGGCCGGGGGCAAGAGCCTCACCTTCGACCAGCTGACCCTGTACTCGTCCGAGGACTACAACACTGTCCTGCTCTCTGGTCCGAGAGCTGTGCTGGCGTTTCGTAAAGGCCCCAGGAACCCCGCACAGCCACACCAAACCCTATGTACGCTCCAGGGCTGGAAGTTCTGGGGCACCAGAGGGTGA